A segment of the Symmachiella macrocystis genome:
TGAAGCTCAAAGTCCAAAAAACTTTGTCTATCAACTGGGCATTTTTGGCGAAAGCACCGAAAGTCTCATTGCGCGTCTCCCTACTGAAGCTGGAATTCGTCGCCCGCATCTTCTCATTCTCTATCCCGGATTTAATGACATCCGACGCGAGGGGGCTGAGTCCTCTGAGAATTCTGTCTCGCTTGAAGAGTTTAGAAATTCCATGGCGGCCTTGGTCGAATGCTCGCTGAAAATATCCCCAACCTTGATGCTGACGGGATTCCCATTTGAGGAAGAGAAAACGACACCTTATTTGGGCTCCGATTGGTATTATCTTCGAGCGGATGCAGCGCGCTACACGGATGTTTTGCGGCAAGTCTGCGAGGAGAGGTCGTGTCCAATTCTCGACTATTTTAAGAATTGGGATTCAGAGAAGCTGAGCAACCTGCTGGCTGATGATGGACTGCACTGTAATCCGAAAGGGCATGAAAAACTCTATCGAGAACTTCGAGATTTTTTGGAAAACAAGTTCAATCGAGATGGGTAGCTCAGAAATCC
Coding sequences within it:
- a CDS encoding SGNH/GDSL hydrolase family protein, yielding MFPRQIVALGSSSIHGRGDFELGGFIHRFRLWHEAQSPKNFVYQLGIFGESTESLIARLPTEAGIRRPHLLILYPGFNDIRREGAESSENSVSLEEFRNSMAALVECSLKISPTLMLTGFPFEEEKTTPYLGSDWYYLRADAARYTDVLRQVCEERSCPILDYFKNWDSEKLSNLLADDGLHCNPKGHEKLYRELRDFLENKFNRDG